In one window of Tellurirhabdus rosea DNA:
- a CDS encoding LacI family DNA-binding transcriptional regulator, which produces MNSITIKDIARALNLSTSTVSRALRGSYEISPETKRLVMDYAERMNYRPNPIALSLKENRSRVIGVVVPQIANNFFSQAINGIEEIAYDRGYHVIILQSHESYKRELLTVEQAVARKVDGLLISLSSETSDLSHLQTLHQQGFPIVQFDRVSEQLNAPKVVADNFSGAYSATEHLIQSGRRRIAHITIPAFMSISQERLAGYRAALEANGIPFDESLVRYVGFDQTELEPIVADLLRLSPPPDAFFTASDRLALTCLSTLRTQGVVIPDHVGLVGFTNLTVADLLHPSMTTVMQPAREIGQAASSQLIELIENKLRPVSSSILRIPTRLMVRESTRPIEL; this is translated from the coding sequence TTGAATTCCATTACGATTAAAGACATCGCCCGCGCCCTGAACCTGTCGACCTCCACCGTGTCGCGGGCTTTACGGGGCAGTTACGAGATCAGTCCGGAAACGAAACGGCTGGTGATGGATTATGCGGAGCGAATGAATTACCGACCCAATCCCATTGCCCTGAGCCTGAAGGAGAACCGCAGTCGGGTCATTGGCGTCGTGGTGCCGCAGATTGCCAACAATTTCTTTTCGCAGGCCATCAACGGAATCGAAGAAATCGCCTACGACCGGGGCTACCACGTCATTATTCTGCAAAGCCACGAATCGTATAAACGGGAACTGCTGACGGTCGAACAGGCCGTCGCCCGGAAGGTGGACGGGCTGCTGATTTCGCTTTCGAGCGAAACGTCCGACCTTTCGCACCTGCAAACGCTGCACCAGCAGGGCTTTCCCATCGTGCAGTTCGACCGGGTTTCCGAACAGCTCAACGCGCCCAAGGTCGTGGCCGACAATTTCAGCGGAGCCTACTCGGCCACCGAACACCTGATTCAGAGCGGACGGCGGCGGATTGCCCACATCACCATCCCGGCGTTCATGTCCATTTCGCAGGAACGACTGGCGGGCTACCGGGCCGCGCTGGAGGCCAACGGCATTCCGTTCGACGAATCGCTGGTCCGTTACGTTGGCTTTGACCAGACCGAACTGGAACCCATCGTGGCCGATCTGCTCCGCCTGTCGCCCCCGCCCGACGCCTTCTTTACGGCCAGCGACCGCCTCGCCCTGACTTGTTTATCAACCCTGCGCACGCAGGGCGTGGTCATTCCCGACCATGTGGGGCTGGTTGGCTTCACCAACCTGACGGTAGCGGATCTGCTGCATCCTTCCATGACCACGGTCATGCAACCGGCCCGGGAAATCGGGCAGGCGGCGTCCAGCCAGCTCATCGAACTGATTGAAAACAAGCTGCGGCCCGTTTCGAGCAGCATTCTCCGGATTCCGACCCGGCTGATGGTTCGGGAATCTACCCGTCCGATTGAGCTTTAG